A window of the Bacteroides thetaiotaomicron VPI-5482 genome harbors these coding sequences:
- a CDS encoding efflux RND transporter permease subunit, producing MIDISKWAFENKKLIYFLIAVLIVGGAYSSYEMSKLEDPEVTVKVAMVVTTYPGASAHQVELEVTDVLEKNIRTMGNIDNVESYSYNDLSLIQVELKTTVKEADVEQCWDLLRRKVANAQAELPEGAATPLVKDDFGNVYGMFYALTGDGLQDRELSDYAELIKREVSELDGVERVDLYGKREECINISLLQDRMANLGVKPAEVLATLNGQNKTTYTGYYDNGDNRIRVTVSDKFKTVEDIGRMLIQGHDDDQLRLSDIARIEKDYENPTRNELFYDRQRAMGILIAASSGSDIIKIGKRVEQKLDELKAERLPTGVECHKVFYQPERVSGSLGTFILNLIESVIIVVVILMITMGFKSGVIIGISLVVTVFGSFLFLYFVDGTMQRVSLASFVLAMGMLVDNAIVIIDGILVDLKAGKSRMEAMTAIGRQTAMPLLGATLIAIIAFLPIFMSPDTAGVYTRDLFIVLAVSLLLSWVLALVHVPLMANRILHPEVSKEASTTGKRVYEGKIYAVLRSLLRFSLAHRWSFVFAMVALVALSAFSYRFMKQGFFPDMVYDQLYMEYKLPEGTNYTRVTRDLEEIEAYLKTRPEVTHVTASVGGTPGRYNLVRNIANPSLAYGELIIDFTSPDALVDNMPEIQQYLSSRYPDAYVKLNRYNLMFKKYPIEAQFTGPDPVVLHQLADSARSIMESCPDVYLITTDWEPQIPVLTIEYDQPTARAIGLSRNDVSLSLLSATSGIPIGSFHEGIHRDNIYLRCLDEQGRPIEDLDNTQIFSSLPSLNGLLTQEMMMKLKTGTLSKDELVETLMGTTPLKQISKRIDVQWEDPVVPRYNGQRSQRVQCSPVPGIETEKARQSIAAQIEQIPLPDGYKLQWQGERNASTKSMQYLFKNFPFAIILMISILIMLFKDYRKPIIIFCCIPLVFVGVVAVMLLTGKTFNFVAIVGTLGLIGMIIKNGIVLMDEITLQISQGVEPVTALIDSSQSRLRPVMMASLTTILGMIPLLPDAMFGSLAASIMGGLLFGTLITLLFIPILYALFFHIKKTDK from the coding sequence ATGATCGATATAAGTAAATGGGCATTTGAAAATAAGAAGTTAATTTACTTCTTGATTGCGGTGCTGATAGTCGGAGGAGCTTATTCCAGCTATGAAATGAGTAAGTTGGAAGACCCGGAAGTAACGGTGAAAGTCGCCATGGTAGTGACTACCTATCCCGGAGCGTCCGCACATCAGGTGGAACTGGAAGTGACGGATGTACTTGAAAAGAATATCCGTACAATGGGGAATATAGATAATGTAGAAAGTTATTCTTACAATGATCTCTCCCTGATTCAGGTGGAACTGAAAACGACCGTCAAGGAGGCAGATGTGGAACAATGCTGGGATTTGTTGCGGCGTAAGGTAGCGAATGCACAGGCGGAACTTCCCGAAGGCGCTGCTACTCCCCTTGTGAAAGATGATTTCGGAAATGTGTACGGTATGTTTTATGCGCTGACAGGAGACGGATTGCAGGACAGGGAACTGTCTGATTATGCCGAACTGATAAAGCGGGAAGTCAGCGAACTGGACGGAGTGGAACGGGTTGACTTGTATGGAAAGCGTGAGGAATGCATCAACATCTCTTTACTGCAGGACCGGATGGCGAATCTGGGCGTGAAACCTGCCGAAGTTCTCGCTACCTTGAACGGACAGAATAAAACCACTTATACCGGATACTACGATAATGGCGATAATCGTATTCGGGTAACGGTGAGTGACAAGTTCAAGACGGTAGAAGATATCGGACGTATGCTGATTCAGGGGCACGATGATGACCAGTTACGTTTGAGTGACATCGCCCGAATTGAGAAAGATTATGAGAATCCTACCCGCAATGAACTCTTTTATGACCGGCAGCGTGCCATGGGAATACTGATTGCGGCTTCTTCCGGTTCGGATATCATCAAGATTGGCAAACGGGTAGAACAGAAACTGGACGAATTGAAAGCGGAGCGGCTTCCGACAGGAGTGGAGTGTCATAAAGTATTCTACCAGCCGGAACGTGTATCCGGTTCGTTGGGAACATTCATTCTTAATCTGATCGAATCGGTCATTATCGTAGTTGTCATTCTGATGATAACGATGGGATTCAAGAGTGGAGTTATTATCGGAATCAGTCTGGTGGTAACGGTGTTCGGCTCCTTTCTGTTCCTGTATTTTGTGGATGGCACGATGCAACGGGTTTCGCTGGCGTCATTTGTGCTTGCTATGGGGATGCTGGTTGATAATGCGATTGTTATTATTGACGGTATACTGGTCGATCTGAAAGCCGGCAAGAGCCGTATGGAGGCAATGACCGCTATCGGGCGGCAGACTGCGATGCCTTTGCTCGGAGCCACTTTGATTGCTATCATTGCTTTCCTGCCTATCTTCATGTCTCCCGATACTGCAGGGGTGTATACGCGCGACTTATTTATCGTGCTGGCGGTTTCGTTACTGCTTAGCTGGGTACTGGCTCTGGTGCACGTACCGTTGATGGCCAACCGAATTTTGCATCCCGAAGTTTCGAAAGAAGCGTCAACTACCGGAAAACGGGTGTATGAAGGAAAGATTTATGCCGTCCTACGTTCCTTGCTGCGGTTTAGTCTGGCTCATCGCTGGAGTTTTGTCTTTGCGATGGTAGCGTTGGTTGCTCTTTCAGCTTTCAGCTATCGGTTCATGAAACAGGGTTTCTTTCCGGATATGGTGTACGATCAGCTTTATATGGAATATAAATTGCCGGAAGGAACAAATTATACCCGTGTCACACGTGACTTGGAAGAGATTGAAGCCTATCTGAAAACTCGTCCGGAAGTGACCCATGTCACAGCTTCCGTCGGTGGTACCCCCGGTCGTTATAATTTGGTGCGTAACATAGCCAATCCTTCTTTGGCATACGGTGAATTGATTATAGACTTTACTTCTCCCGATGCATTGGTGGATAATATGCCCGAGATTCAGCAATATCTTTCGTCTCGTTACCCCGATGCCTACGTGAAACTGAACCGCTATAACCTGATGTTCAAGAAATATCCGATCGAGGCACAGTTTACGGGGCCGGACCCGGTTGTTTTGCATCAATTGGCAGACAGTGCCCGCAGCATTATGGAAAGCTGTCCGGATGTATATCTGATAACTACGGACTGGGAGCCGCAGATTCCCGTGCTGACCATTGAATATGACCAGCCGACTGCCCGCGCTATCGGACTGAGCCGTAATGATGTAAGCCTCTCGTTGCTTTCGGCCACCAGTGGCATTCCCATCGGTTCTTTCCACGAAGGAATCCATCGGGACAATATCTATCTGCGCTGCCTTGACGAACAGGGAAGACCGATTGAGGATTTGGATAACACACAAATATTTTCTTCTCTTCCTTCTTTGAATGGCTTGTTGACGCAGGAGATGATGATGAAACTGAAAACGGGAACGCTTTCGAAAGACGAACTGGTAGAAACCTTGATGGGAACTACTCCGTTGAAACAGATCAGCAAGCGGATCGATGTACAGTGGGAAGATCCCGTCGTCCCCCGCTATAACGGGCAGCGTAGCCAGCGTGTACAGTGTTCGCCTGTTCCGGGAATAGAAACAGAGAAGGCACGCCAGTCCATTGCCGCACAGATAGAGCAGATCCCATTGCCCGACGGTTATAAACTGCAATGGCAGGGTGAAAGGAATGCCAGTACGAAATCTATGCAGTATTTGTTCAAGAACTTCCCGTTTGCCATTATTCTGATGATCTCGATACTGATTATGCTGTTTAAAGACTATCGTAAGCCGATTATCATTTTCTGCTGCATACCGTTGGTTTTTGTCGGTGTAGTCGCCGTGATGTTGCTGACCGGGAAGACATTCAATTTTGTGGCGATTGTCGGCACATTGGGATTGATCGGTATGATTATAAAGAACGGAATTGTGCTGATGGATGAAATTACGTTGCAGATCAGCCAGGGAGTAGAACCGGTCACTGCGTTGATCGATAGCTCCCAGAGTCGTCTCCGTCCGGTGATGATGGCTTCGCTGACCACTATTCTTGGAATGATTCCGCTGTTGCCCGATGCTATGTTCGGTTCGTTGGCAGCTTCTATCATGGGAGGATTGCTGTTTGGCACGCTCATCACGTTGCTCTTTATCCCGATTCTGTATGCATTATTCTTTCATATCAAAAAGACAGACAAATGA
- a CDS encoding efflux RND transporter periplasmic adaptor subunit, with protein MKRFNFLLTGILVVLLASCSQRTQITDSKPTVKIDTVLSAGGQTALQFPGRVKAAQDISLSFRVSGTILRMYVNDGTYVRKGQLLAELDPADYQIQLDAAEAEYQSVKAEAERVMALYKENVTTPDANDKAMYGLKQITAKYNHAKDQLEYTRLYAPFSGYVQKRLFDSHETIAAGMPVVSIISEGTPEVEINLPAVEYIRRQQFTGYTCTFDIYPGQEYALDLINVTPKANANQLYTMRLQLKKGEAQALPSPGMNTMVTIECTEGEVRHLSVPTGAVLRDKGMASVFLYDASSRTIRRCDVTVTRLLGSGRCLVTAEGLKPGDLIVASGVHHVKDGEQVEPLLPASKTNVGGLL; from the coding sequence ATGAAACGATTCAACTTTTTATTAACAGGAATTTTAGTCGTTTTGTTGGCATCTTGCAGCCAACGTACACAGATTACAGATAGCAAACCTACAGTGAAGATTGATACTGTACTTTCTGCCGGTGGACAGACGGCTTTGCAATTTCCCGGACGGGTGAAGGCGGCGCAGGATATAAGTTTATCATTCCGTGTAAGCGGAACTATATTGCGTATGTACGTCAACGACGGAACGTATGTGCGCAAAGGACAGCTGCTTGCCGAACTGGACCCTGCTGATTATCAGATTCAGCTGGATGCTGCGGAAGCGGAGTATCAAAGTGTGAAGGCGGAGGCGGAGCGTGTGATGGCACTTTATAAGGAGAATGTAACGACTCCCGACGCCAATGATAAAGCGATGTACGGGTTGAAACAGATAACCGCCAAGTACAATCATGCGAAAGATCAGCTGGAATATACCCGTTTGTATGCTCCTTTCAGCGGATATGTACAGAAACGTCTTTTTGATTCCCATGAGACTATTGCGGCCGGTATGCCCGTTGTCTCCATTATCAGCGAGGGGACACCGGAGGTGGAAATTAATCTTCCGGCAGTAGAATATATCCGTCGCCAACAGTTCACCGGTTACACTTGTACGTTCGACATTTATCCCGGTCAGGAGTATGCGCTCGATCTGATAAATGTCACCCCTAAAGCGAATGCCAATCAACTGTATACGATGCGTTTGCAGTTGAAGAAAGGTGAAGCGCAGGCGCTTCCTTCCCCCGGAATGAATACAATGGTCACTATAGAATGTACCGAAGGGGAAGTGCGTCATCTGTCCGTTCCTACGGGTGCGGTTCTTCGTGATAAGGGGATGGCGAGTGTTTTCCTTTATGATGCTTCCAGCCGGACCATCCGTCGTTGTGATGTGACAGTCACCCGTCTGCTGGGCAGCGGCAGGTGCCTGGTGACTGCGGAGGGCTTGAAGCCCGGTGACTTGATTGTTGCTTCGGGAGTACATCATGTGAAAGACGGGGAACAGGTAGAACCCCTTTTGCCTGCTTCTAAAACCAATGTGGGAGGATTGCTATGA
- a CDS encoding AraC family transcriptional regulator encodes MEQQIPFSYVIISPENATEKEGYMISTIDKCGFFFCQKGEVEVALNDKSYLISKGSVCIYMTGSLLRIQRISKDIKGIMLEVDLNYIIPIVNKIVNSENLLYLRENPCFSITEYQYNYLEQLIKALQQRMDIKAHDIPLQRQHLISELIKSWGQTLCYELLNVYFTNQPLKPLSQDKKDKIFQNFVITLFRYYQQERDVTFYASKQYLSSRYFSAVIKEKSGSTALQWIVQMVITEAKQLLENSDLTIKEIATKLNFPTQSFFGKYFKQYVGVSPKEYRNKQIRQLPF; translated from the coding sequence ATGGAACAACAGATACCTTTTAGTTATGTTATAATATCTCCGGAGAATGCTACGGAAAAAGAAGGCTATATGATATCTACCATAGACAAGTGTGGTTTCTTTTTTTGCCAGAAAGGAGAAGTGGAAGTTGCCCTGAATGACAAGTCGTATTTAATAAGTAAAGGAAGTGTCTGCATTTATATGACAGGCAGTCTCTTGCGCATCCAGCGTATCAGCAAGGATATAAAAGGGATTATGCTGGAGGTGGATTTGAATTATATTATTCCGATCGTTAATAAGATAGTCAATTCAGAAAACCTGCTCTATCTACGGGAAAATCCCTGTTTCTCAATTACAGAATATCAATACAACTATCTGGAACAATTAATCAAAGCCCTACAACAGCGAATGGATATAAAAGCACATGACATCCCGCTGCAAAGACAGCACCTGATATCCGAGCTCATCAAATCATGGGGGCAAACCTTATGCTATGAATTGCTGAACGTTTATTTTACCAACCAGCCTCTCAAACCTTTATCGCAAGACAAAAAGGATAAAATCTTTCAGAACTTCGTCATTACCCTCTTCCGCTATTATCAGCAGGAACGGGACGTTACCTTCTATGCCAGTAAACAGTACCTTTCTTCCCGGTACTTTTCTGCTGTCATTAAAGAAAAATCCGGTAGTACCGCCCTGCAATGGATTGTACAAATGGTAATTACCGAAGCCAAACAACTGCTCGAAAACTCCGATCTCACCATCAAGGAAATTGCAACAAAGCTGAATTTCCCGACTCAGTCTTTCTTCGGTAAGTATTTCAAGCAATACGTAGGTGTCTCTCCGAAAGAGTATCGGAATAAACAGATCAGGCAGTTGCCTTTCTGA
- a CDS encoding MATE family efflux transporter, translating to MYLCALKTIGMTGQKTPTALGTEKIGKLLMQYAIPAIIAMTASSLYNMVDSIFIGHGVGAMAISGLALTFPLMNLAAAFGSLVGVGAATLVSVKLGQKDYDTAQRVLGNVLVLNIIIGLAFTVLTLIFLDPILYFFGGSEATVGYARDYMVVILWGNVITHLYLGLNAVLRSAGHPQKAMYATIATVVINTILDPIFIYGFGWGIQGAAIATITAQVIALLWQFKLFSNKDELLHFHKGIFRLKKKIVFDSLAIGMAPFLMNLAACFIVILINKGLKQHGGDLAIGAFGIVNRLVFLFVMIVMGLNQGMQPIAGYNFGAKQYPRVTQVLKITIYAATIVTTIGFLMGMFIPQLAVSIFTTHEELVNISAKGLRIVVMFFPIVGFQMVTSNFFQSIGMASKAIFLSISRQVLVLIPCLLILPRFYGQLGVWISMPISDLIASLIAGGMLWWQFRQFRKATA from the coding sequence TTGTATCTTTGCGCCCTCAAAACAATAGGTATGACAGGACAAAAGACACCCACTGCGCTGGGTACGGAAAAGATCGGGAAGCTTTTAATGCAGTACGCCATTCCGGCAATTATCGCCATGACGGCATCTTCTCTTTATAATATGGTAGATAGTATTTTCATCGGTCACGGGGTGGGGGCAATGGCTATTTCGGGGCTGGCACTTACGTTTCCGCTGATGAACCTTGCAGCGGCTTTCGGTTCGCTGGTAGGTGTGGGAGCGGCTACACTGGTATCGGTGAAGCTGGGACAGAAAGATTATGATACGGCACAACGGGTACTTGGCAATGTGCTGGTATTAAATATTATCATCGGACTGGCTTTTACGGTTCTTACCCTGATCTTCCTCGATCCGATTCTTTACTTCTTCGGGGGAAGTGAGGCGACTGTCGGCTATGCCCGCGACTATATGGTGGTTATCCTCTGGGGAAATGTCATCACCCATCTTTACCTGGGCCTGAATGCGGTACTTCGTTCCGCAGGGCATCCACAGAAGGCGATGTATGCTACGATTGCTACCGTGGTCATTAATACGATACTCGATCCTATTTTTATTTACGGCTTTGGCTGGGGAATACAGGGTGCGGCTATCGCTACGATTACCGCACAGGTCATCGCACTTCTCTGGCAGTTCAAGCTGTTTAGTAATAAGGACGAACTCCTGCATTTTCATAAAGGCATTTTCCGACTGAAAAAGAAGATTGTTTTTGATTCTCTGGCCATTGGTATGGCTCCCTTTCTGATGAATCTTGCCGCCTGCTTTATCGTCATCCTTATTAATAAGGGGCTGAAACAGCACGGAGGGGATCTGGCTATCGGAGCTTTCGGCATTGTCAACCGTCTGGTATTCCTCTTCGTTATGATTGTGATGGGTTTGAATCAGGGAATGCAGCCCATTGCCGGCTATAACTTCGGCGCCAAACAGTATCCGCGCGTGACGCAAGTGCTGAAAATAACGATTTATGCCGCGACCATTGTTACAACCATCGGTTTTCTGATGGGAATGTTTATTCCGCAACTGGCTGTTTCTATCTTTACGACGCACGAAGAATTGGTGAATATCTCGGCAAAGGGCTTACGGATTGTTGTGATGTTTTTCCCGATTGTCGGTTTTCAGATGGTGACTTCCAACTTCTTCCAGAGTATCGGTATGGCGAGCAAGGCTATCTTTCTCTCTATTTCCCGTCAGGTGCTTGTACTGATTCCTTGCCTGTTGATTCTTCCCCGGTTTTACGGGCAGCTCGGCGTGTGGATCAGTATGCCTATCTCTGATTTGATAGCCAGTCTGATTGCAGGAGGGATGCTTTGGTGGCAGTTCCGTCAGTTCAGAAAGGCAACTGCCTGA
- the lysS gene encoding lysine--tRNA ligase — MNILELSEQEIIRRNSLNELRAMGIDPYPAAEYVTNAFSTDIKAEFKDEDEPRQVSVAGRIMSRRVMGKASFIELQDSKGRIQVYITRDDICPGEDKELYNSVFKRLLDLGDFVGIEGFVFRTQMGEISIHAKKLTVLAKSIKPLPIVKYKDGVAYDSFEDPELRYRQRYVDLVVNEGIKETFEKRATVVRTLRNALDEAGYTEVETPILQSIAGGASARPFITHHNSLDIDLYLRIATELYLKRLIVGGFEGVYEIGKNFRNEGMDRTHNPEFTCMELYVQYKDYNWMMSFTEKLLERICIAVNGSTETVVDGKTISFKAPYRRLPILDAIKEKTGYDLNGKSEEEIRQICKELKMEEIDDTMGKGKLIDEIFGEFCEGSYIQPTFITDYPVEMSPLTKMHRSKPGLTERFELMVNGKELANAYSELNDPLDQEERFKEQMRLADKGDDEAMIIDQDFLRALQYGMPPTSGIGIGIDRLVMLMTGQTTIQEVLFFPQMRPEKVIKKDPAAKYMELGIAEDWVPVIQKAGYNTVADMQDVNPQKLHQDICGINKKYKLELTNPSVNDVTEWINKLK; from the coding sequence ATGAATATATTAGAACTAAGTGAACAGGAAATTATTCGGCGCAATAGTCTGAATGAGCTTCGTGCAATGGGTATCGATCCGTACCCCGCTGCAGAGTATGTAACCAATGCTTTCTCTACTGATATAAAAGCAGAATTCAAAGATGAAGACGAACCGCGTCAAGTTTCTGTAGCGGGCCGTATTATGAGCCGCCGCGTGATGGGCAAGGCTTCGTTCATCGAACTGCAGGACTCTAAAGGTCGTATACAGGTATACATCACACGTGATGACATCTGTCCGGGAGAAGACAAGGAATTGTACAACTCTGTATTCAAACGCCTGCTCGACTTAGGTGACTTCGTAGGTATCGAAGGTTTCGTGTTCCGTACACAAATGGGCGAAATCAGTATCCATGCCAAGAAACTGACCGTACTTGCCAAGTCTATCAAACCGCTGCCTATCGTAAAATATAAAGACGGCGTAGCTTACGACTCTTTTGAAGATCCCGAACTCCGTTATCGCCAACGTTATGTGGACCTGGTAGTAAACGAAGGCATCAAAGAGACATTCGAAAAGCGTGCCACCGTAGTGAGAACACTGCGCAACGCCCTCGACGAAGCCGGATATACGGAAGTAGAAACACCGATCCTGCAATCCATCGCAGGCGGAGCAAGCGCACGTCCGTTCATCACTCACCACAACTCGCTGGATATAGACCTCTACCTGCGCATCGCAACGGAACTTTATCTGAAACGACTCATCGTAGGTGGTTTTGAAGGTGTATACGAAATAGGAAAGAACTTCCGTAACGAGGGAATGGACAGAACCCACAACCCCGAATTCACTTGTATGGAACTTTATGTACAGTACAAGGATTACAACTGGATGATGAGCTTCACCGAAAAGTTGCTGGAACGCATCTGTATCGCCGTAAACGGAAGCACCGAAACCGTTGTAGACGGAAAGACAATCAGCTTTAAAGCTCCTTACCGCCGTCTGCCTATCCTCGACGCCATCAAAGAAAAGACAGGATATGACCTCAACGGCAAGAGCGAAGAAGAAATCCGTCAGATCTGCAAAGAACTGAAGATGGAAGAAATCGACGACACCATGGGCAAAGGCAAACTGATTGATGAAATCTTCGGTGAATTCTGTGAAGGCAGCTACATCCAGCCGACTTTCATCACCGATTATCCGGTGGAAATGTCGCCTCTGACAAAGATGCACCGTTCCAAACCTGGACTGACCGAACGTTTCGAACTGATGGTAAACGGCAAGGAACTGGCCAATGCCTACTCGGAATTGAACGATCCGCTGGATCAGGAAGAACGCTTCAAAGAACAGATGCGTCTTGCCGACAAGGGTGACGACGAGGCAATGATTATCGACCAGGATTTCCTGCGTGCTTTGCAATATGGTATGCCTCCTACATCCGGCATCGGTATCGGTATCGACCGTCTGGTGATGCTGATGACAGGACAGACCACCATTCAGGAAGTACTGTTCTTCCCGCAAATGCGTCCGGAGAAAGTAATCAAGAAAGACCCTGCCGCCAAATACATGGAACTGGGTATTGCAGAAGACTGGGTGCCGGTCATCCAGAAAGCCGGCTACAACACAGTAGCTGATATGCAGGATGTTAATCCGCAAAAGTTGCACCAGGACATCTGCGGAATCAATAAGAAATACAAATTAGAACTGACCAATCCAAGCGTGAACGACGTGACCGAGTGGATAAATAAACTTAAATAA
- a CDS encoding NAD(P)H-dependent glycerol-3-phosphate dehydrogenase: protein MKLPGKIAIMGGGSWATAIAKMCLAQEDSINWYMRRDDRIADFKRLGHNPAYLTGVKFDTKRITFSSNINDVVKESDTLIFVTPSPYLKAHLKKLKTKIKDKFIITAIKGIVPDDNVIVSEYFTKEYGVPPENIAVLAGPCHAEEVALERLSYLTIACPDKDKARIFARRLGSSFIKTSVSDDVAGIEYSSVLKNVYAIAAGICSGLKYGDNFQAVLISNAIQEMNRFLNTVHPLNRNVDDSVYLGDLLVTGYSNFSRNRTFGSMIGKGYSVKSAQIEMEMIAEGYYGTKCIKEINKHHHVNMPILDAVYNILYERISPMIEIKLLTDSFR from the coding sequence ATGAAACTACCCGGTAAGATAGCGATAATGGGCGGAGGAAGTTGGGCTACAGCCATCGCAAAGATGTGTCTGGCTCAGGAAGACTCTATTAATTGGTACATGCGACGAGATGACCGCATCGCTGATTTTAAGAGACTTGGACATAATCCCGCCTATCTGACAGGGGTGAAATTCGACACGAAGCGTATCACTTTCAGTTCTAACATCAACGATGTCGTGAAGGAATCGGATACACTGATTTTCGTCACCCCCTCTCCTTATCTGAAAGCTCATCTGAAAAAGCTGAAAACAAAGATTAAGGATAAGTTTATTATCACTGCTATCAAAGGAATCGTACCCGATGACAACGTGATTGTATCGGAATATTTCACAAAAGAATATGGCGTACCACCCGAAAACATCGCAGTACTGGCAGGTCCCTGCCACGCAGAAGAAGTAGCGCTGGAACGCCTCTCTTATCTGACCATCGCCTGCCCGGACAAGGACAAAGCGCGCATCTTCGCCCGCCGTTTGGGAAGCAGCTTCATCAAGACTTCCGTCAGCGACGACGTAGCCGGCATCGAATACAGTTCGGTGCTTAAAAATGTATACGCCATTGCCGCCGGCATCTGCAGCGGACTGAAATACGGCGATAACTTCCAGGCAGTACTGATATCCAATGCGATTCAGGAAATGAACCGCTTCCTGAATACAGTACATCCCCTGAACAGAAATGTAGATGATTCTGTTTATTTAGGAGACTTATTGGTGACAGGATACTCCAACTTCAGCCGTAACCGCACGTTCGGTTCGATGATAGGCAAGGGATACTCCGTTAAAAGTGCGCAGATTGAAATGGAAATGATCGCGGAAGGATACTACGGCACGAAGTGCATCAAAGAGATCAACAAGCATCACCACGTCAACATGCCGATACTGGATGCCGTATACAATATCTTGTATGAACGCATCTCACCCATGATAGAGATCAAATTGCTGACTGATTCTTTTAGATGA
- a CDS encoding glucose-6-phosphate isomerase: MISLNIEKTFGFISKEKVSAYEAEVKAAQEMLEKGTGEGNDFLGWLHLPSSISKEHLADLNATAKVLRDNCEVVIVAGIGGSYLGARAVIEALSNSFTWLQDKKTAPVMIYAGHNISEDYLYELTEYLKDKKFGVINISKSGTTTETALAFRLLKKQCEDQRGKETAKKVIVAVTDAKKGAARVTADKEGYKTFIIPDNVGGRFSVLTPVGLLPIAVAGFDIDKLVAGAADMEKACGSDVPFAENPAAIYAATRNELYRQGKKIEILVNFCPKLHYVSEWWKQLYGESEGKDNKGIFPASVDFSTDLHSMGQWIQEGERSIFETVISLDKVDHKLEVPFDEANLDGLNFLAGKRVDEVNKMAELGTQLAHVDGGVPNMRIVLPELSEYNIGGLLYFFEKACGISGYLLGVNPFNQPGVEAYKKNMFALLNKPGYEEESKAIQAKL, from the coding sequence ATGATTAGCTTGAACATTGAAAAAACATTTGGATTCATCTCCAAAGAAAAGGTTTCTGCTTATGAAGCCGAGGTAAAAGCTGCACAGGAAATGCTGGAAAAAGGAACAGGAGAAGGTAACGACTTCCTGGGATGGTTACATCTGCCTTCGTCCATCAGCAAAGAGCATCTGGCTGACCTGAACGCTACTGCAAAAGTATTAAGAGACAACTGCGAAGTAGTGATCGTAGCAGGTATCGGTGGCAGCTATCTGGGCGCACGTGCCGTAATCGAAGCGCTGTCTAACAGTTTCACATGGTTGCAGGACAAGAAAACTGCTCCTGTCATGATCTATGCTGGACATAACATCAGCGAAGACTATCTGTATGAACTGACCGAATATCTGAAAGACAAGAAATTCGGCGTTATCAATATCTCCAAATCGGGAACGACTACCGAAACCGCTCTTGCTTTCCGTCTGCTGAAAAAGCAATGTGAAGACCAACGCGGCAAAGAAACCGCCAAGAAAGTCATCGTTGCCGTGACAGACGCCAAGAAAGGTGCTGCACGTGTGACTGCCGACAAAGAAGGATACAAGACATTTATCATTCCGGACAACGTAGGCGGACGTTTCTCTGTGCTCACTCCGGTTGGTTTGCTGCCGATCGCAGTTGCCGGATTCGACATCGACAAACTGGTTGCCGGTGCTGCCGATATGGAAAAGGCATGCGGTTCTGACGTTCCGTTTGCAGAAAACCCTGCGGCTATCTACGCTGCTACCCGCAACGAACTGTACAGACAAGGCAAGAAGATTGAAATCCTTGTCAACTTCTGCCCGAAACTGCACTACGTAAGTGAATGGTGGAAACAGCTTTACGGAGAATCCGAAGGTAAAGACAACAAGGGTATTTTCCCCGCATCTGTTGACTTTTCTACCGACCTGCACTCTATGGGACAATGGATTCAGGAAGGCGAACGCTCGATCTTCGAAACTGTGATCTCACTGGATAAAGTAGACCATAAACTGGAAGTTCCTTTCGATGAAGCTAATCTGGACGGCCTGAACTTCCTTGCCGGCAAACGGGTGGACGAAGTGAACAAAATGGCCGAACTGGGAACTCAGCTGGCTCACGTAGACGGCGGTGTACCCAACATGCGCATCGTTCTTCCGGAACTGAGCGAATACAACATCGGCGGTCTGCTGTACTTCTTCGAAAAAGCTTGCGGCATCAGCGGCTATCTGTTGGGCGTGAATCCTTTCAACCAACCGGGCGTGGAAGCATACAAGAAAAATATGTTTGCTTTGCTGAACAAACCGGGATACGAAGAAGAATCAAAGGCTATTCAGGCTAAACTGTAA